A single Saccharolobus shibatae B12 DNA region contains:
- a CDS encoding APC family permease — MTSVSNSDKLLRKELGLLDLTFLSLSAMIGSGWLLASLSVASIAGPSGVLSWIIAGIMTMFIGLAYAELGSSIPKTGGIVRYPVYSHGSYTGFVIAFLYLLSAISTPSIEALATIEYLTSVNPTLSKLLTNSTVINGTPITILTLPGLMFSVLLLFIYFLVNYYGIKILGKTNSAITVWKLIIPIVTFVLLFFAFKSSNFTNYGGIFPKSVASNYVGPVGMLYAIPSAGIIYSYLGFRQPIEYSGEAKNPEKNVWRAIILSIIIAILIYTFLQIAFIGAINWISAGITPGNWSALLNSKWANSPFYSELEAEGLAIAGAWGYVLLIDAVLSPSGTGLVYTGTSARTLYGLAAEEYFPLIFKKLNSYRIPMWSLITSLIASIIFLLPFPSWYLLVGFNSSATVLTYIMGGIGLQTLRKTAPDLKRGIKIPFASIIAPVATIVSLLIVYWAGFTTLFYIISALFIGIPIFWINYAVKILGLKKWIGISLGISQLVVNIILTIIGYYNLVLSNDNPLLYFTLFILMALTPLIVAYLTVNTNEKVHLKSGFWLMGLIIAIYIISYLSEFGPSGNSAPIRFPYDIVIVSIIGIIFHYLAVLSGFRTKEIEEIVEDQKERGD, encoded by the coding sequence ATGACAAGCGTCAGTAACTCCGATAAGTTGTTAAGGAAAGAGTTGGGTCTCTTGGATCTAACCTTTTTATCTTTAAGTGCAATGATAGGTTCAGGTTGGTTACTAGCTTCATTAAGCGTGGCATCTATAGCGGGCCCCTCTGGAGTTTTATCTTGGATAATAGCTGGGATAATGACAATGTTTATAGGGTTAGCCTACGCTGAACTCGGGAGTTCAATACCTAAAACTGGTGGGATAGTTAGATATCCAGTTTACTCCCACGGAAGTTACACCGGATTTGTCATAGCGTTCCTTTATCTTCTCTCGGCAATCTCTACGCCTTCTATAGAGGCTTTAGCAACAATCGAATACTTAACTAGTGTAAACCCCACTTTGAGTAAATTGCTTACTAACTCAACGGTTATTAACGGCACACCAATTACTATATTGACGCTTCCCGGATTAATGTTTTCCGTTCTTTTATTATTTATCTATTTCTTAGTAAATTATTATGGTATAAAGATCTTAGGGAAAACGAATTCTGCCATAACTGTTTGGAAATTGATCATACCAATTGTTACATTTGTGTTGCTATTTTTCGCATTTAAGTCAAGTAATTTTACAAATTATGGAGGAATATTTCCGAAAAGTGTTGCATCAAATTATGTCGGTCCAGTCGGTATGCTGTATGCAATACCCTCAGCTGGGATAATCTACTCATATTTAGGATTTAGACAACCAATAGAGTACTCTGGAGAGGCCAAAAATCCTGAAAAGAACGTATGGAGAGCCATAATTCTCTCGATAATAATTGCCATACTAATTTACACTTTCCTACAAATAGCTTTTATAGGTGCAATAAATTGGATATCTGCTGGAATAACTCCAGGCAATTGGTCAGCACTACTGAATAGTAAGTGGGCTAACAGTCCATTCTACAGTGAGCTGGAAGCTGAAGGACTAGCGATAGCTGGAGCCTGGGGATATGTACTTTTAATAGATGCGGTTCTATCTCCCAGTGGAACTGGATTAGTTTATACTGGTACATCAGCTAGGACACTTTATGGTTTAGCAGCAGAAGAATATTTCCCATTAATATTTAAGAAATTAAATAGCTATAGAATCCCTATGTGGTCCTTAATTACATCCTTAATAGCCAGTATCATATTCCTACTTCCGTTTCCAAGTTGGTATTTATTAGTTGGATTCAACTCCTCAGCTACTGTACTCACGTATATTATGGGCGGTATAGGTTTACAAACCTTGAGAAAAACAGCCCCTGATTTAAAGAGAGGAATTAAGATACCTTTTGCAAGCATTATAGCGCCAGTTGCTACAATAGTTTCCTTGCTAATAGTGTATTGGGCAGGGTTTACAACATTGTTTTATATCATCTCAGCTTTATTTATTGGAATTCCAATCTTCTGGATAAATTATGCTGTGAAGATTCTAGGACTAAAGAAATGGATTGGTATTAGCTTAGGAATATCACAACTAGTTGTAAATATCATATTAACTATAATCGGATATTATAACCTAGTTTTGAGTAACGATAATCCTTTACTATACTTTACACTATTTATATTGATGGCGTTAACACCCTTAATAGTTGCTTATCTAACTGTAAACACTAATGAGAAAGTACACCTGAAGAGTGGATTTTGGCTTATGGGCTTAATTATTGCAATTTACATTATTAGTTATCTTAGTGAATTTGGACCATCAGGCAACTCTGCTCCTATAAGATTCCCTTATGATATTGTAATAGTTTCGATAATAGGTATAATATTCCATTATCTAGCCGTTTTAAGTGGTTTTAGAACCAAGGAAATAGAGGAAATTGTTGAGGATCAGAAGGAGAGAGGAGATTAA
- a CDS encoding DUF4898 domain-containing protein produces the protein MAAVPIEELSEFVEDNLIEIVSKSGSVRFIKYFSPNLIVDVQKFFKTFLPNAKYYVVIVPDNVKNEKLKDELISMSRNSFNFAILYSYKLRDRILIIGYD, from the coding sequence ATGGCTGCTGTACCAATTGAGGAATTGTCGGAATTTGTTGAGGACAACCTAATTGAAATAGTAAGTAAAAGTGGAAGCGTGAGATTTATTAAGTACTTCAGTCCCAATTTGATAGTTGATGTTCAGAAATTTTTCAAGACTTTTTTACCTAATGCTAAGTATTATGTAGTGATAGTGCCAGACAATGTAAAAAATGAAAAGCTAAAAGATGAGCTTATATCCATGTCGAGAAACAGTTTTAATTTTGCAATTCTTTATTCCTATAAGCTTAGGGATAGAATTTTAATAATAGGTTACGATTGA
- a CDS encoding Glu/Leu/Phe/Val family dehydrogenase, with the protein MEEVLSSSLYTQQVKKLYKVGELLGLDNETLETLSQPERIIQVKIQIRGSDGKLKTFMGWRSQHNSALGPYKGGVRYHPNVTQDEVEALSMIMTWKNSLLLLPYGGGKGGIRVDPKKLTREELEQLSRKFIQAIYKYLGSELDIPAPDVNTDSQTMAWYLDEYIKITGKVDFAVFTGKPVELGGIGVRLYSTGLGVATIAKEAANKFIGGIEEARVIIQGYGNVGYYAAKFLSDMGAKIVGISDSKGGVINEKGIDVGKAMEIKEKTGSVINYPEGRKVTNEELLTSDCDILVPAALENVINKFNAPKVKAKLIVEGANGPLTADADEIMKQRGIVVVPDILANAGGVVGSYVEWANNKMGQIISDEEAKKLIVDRMNNAFNTLYDYRQKKLEDQDLRTAAMALAVDRVVRAMKARGLL; encoded by the coding sequence ATGGAAGAAGTTCTTAGTTCGAGTCTCTATACTCAACAAGTCAAAAAGTTATATAAAGTCGGAGAATTATTGGGCCTTGATAACGAAACTTTAGAAACACTTTCTCAGCCCGAAAGGATAATTCAAGTTAAGATACAAATTAGAGGGTCTGATGGTAAATTAAAGACATTTATGGGTTGGAGGAGTCAGCACAACTCGGCTTTAGGCCCATACAAGGGCGGAGTTAGGTATCATCCTAATGTTACGCAAGATGAGGTAGAAGCGTTATCTATGATAATGACGTGGAAGAACTCATTACTACTATTACCATATGGAGGAGGAAAAGGCGGAATTAGAGTAGATCCTAAAAAGTTGACTAGGGAAGAGCTAGAACAGTTGTCAAGAAAGTTTATTCAAGCCATTTATAAATATTTAGGTAGCGAATTAGATATCCCAGCCCCAGATGTGAACACAGATTCACAAACCATGGCATGGTACCTAGATGAGTACATAAAGATAACTGGAAAGGTTGATTTCGCAGTATTTACTGGAAAGCCAGTGGAACTAGGTGGAATAGGTGTTAGATTATACAGTACTGGACTTGGTGTTGCTACCATAGCTAAGGAAGCTGCAAATAAGTTTATAGGAGGTATTGAGGAAGCTAGGGTAATAATTCAAGGATATGGAAATGTTGGATATTATGCAGCTAAATTCCTAAGCGATATGGGAGCTAAAATAGTGGGAATTAGTGACTCTAAAGGTGGAGTAATTAATGAGAAAGGAATAGATGTTGGAAAGGCTATGGAAATAAAGGAGAAAACTGGAAGTGTGATAAATTATCCTGAGGGAAGAAAAGTAACAAATGAGGAATTACTAACATCGGATTGTGATATATTAGTACCGGCAGCACTTGAAAATGTCATAAATAAATTTAATGCTCCCAAGGTTAAGGCTAAGCTTATTGTTGAAGGTGCAAATGGTCCATTGACTGCTGATGCAGATGAAATAATGAAACAGAGAGGTATAGTGGTTGTGCCAGATATACTTGCTAATGCAGGTGGGGTTGTTGGAAGTTATGTTGAGTGGGCTAATAATAAAATGGGTCAAATAATTAGTGATGAGGAGGCTAAGAAGCTTATAGTCGACAGAATGAACAATGCTTTCAATACGCTATACGATTATCGTCAAAAGAAATTAGAAGATCAAGACCTTAGAACTGCTGCCATGGCATTGGCTGTGGATAGAGTAGTAAGAGCTATGAAAGCTAGAGGTCTATTATAA
- a CDS encoding ISH3 family transposase, translating into MITPCLPHQNNIQQIGYKLLSMLDFQGKKAENVEKTLVSACLWNDSIENKSSAYNVSPQTVRNYAEEQGVEVVEKLLEQVRKISLDTLKGEKEIDISIDWTTKTWYGKPVEGLGSSEKGNSWNYATATTKHDGKVLLLAFVTHVNGMTKDDIVKILVEQVVAMGFKIRLIALDAGFYTVDVLNFISQFNYIIGVPVGDVKVYEEFDGEYMTNSKRHRRDEQVKFRLIVYRREKIKRKKKVVYFARATNLDLPKKEVLRLYNKVRSPIETSYRNIKAFLPFTSSTKFVFRTLIFVLAMVFYSLYTIFKGVVRREEFRLLLILLFPGDLFNLENFLFKLINMLINVIDLFLGR; encoded by the coding sequence GTGATAACACCTTGTCTTCCCCACCAAAATAACATTCAACAAATAGGATATAAATTACTTTCCATGTTAGACTTCCAAGGAAAAAAGGCAGAGAACGTAGAAAAAACGCTAGTCTCCGCGTGTTTATGGAACGACTCCATAGAAAACAAGTCAAGCGCATACAACGTATCACCACAAACCGTGAGGAATTACGCGGAGGAGCAAGGTGTGGAAGTAGTTGAGAAACTCTTGGAACAAGTGAGGAAAATATCCTTGGATACGCTGAAGGGAGAAAAGGAAATAGACATTTCAATAGACTGGACCACCAAAACTTGGTACGGGAAACCGGTGGAAGGACTCGGAAGCTCGGAAAAGGGAAACTCGTGGAACTACGCAACAGCAACGACTAAACATGATGGGAAAGTACTCCTACTGGCTTTCGTCACACATGTGAACGGGATGACCAAGGATGATATCGTGAAGATCCTCGTGGAGCAAGTTGTTGCAATGGGATTCAAGATAAGGTTAATAGCTCTTGATGCGGGTTTCTACACAGTTGATGTGCTTAACTTCATTTCGCAGTTCAATTATATAATCGGAGTTCCCGTTGGGGACGTGAAAGTCTATGAGGAGTTTGATGGAGAGTACATGACAAATAGTAAGAGGCATAGGAGGGATGAACAGGTTAAGTTCAGGCTGATCGTGTATCGCAGGGAGAAAATCAAGAGGAAGAAGAAGGTTGTTTACTTCGCTAGGGCGACTAATCTTGACCTACCGAAGAAGGAGGTGTTGAGGTTGTACAATAAGGTAAGGAGTCCCATAGAGACCTCTTACAGGAACATCAAGGCTTTCCTTCCCTTCACCAGTTCCACTAAGTTCGTCTTCCGCACGTTGATCTTCGTGCTGGCCATGGTTTTCTACTCCTTGTACACCATATTTAAGGGTGTGGTGAGGAGGGAAGAGTTCAGATTATTGCTTATCCTTTTGTTTCCTGGTGATTTATTCAATCTGGAAAATTTTCTATTTAAACTAATAAATATGCTTATTAATGTAATAGATTTATTTTTAGGGAGGTGA